In Hyperolius riggenbachi isolate aHypRig1 chromosome 10, aHypRig1.pri, whole genome shotgun sequence, a genomic segment contains:
- the LOC137534312 gene encoding zinc finger protein 585A-like isoform X2 — translation MIEQGEEPYMKELWWSDSEEKMLLENYDVDDALNMTLSEISDLAALPPYWIAEDGFVHPDYYTTRITRSMTSSTPIRIKLEKPNGLFPLHVTTQGLNPWTEYSTSHYSQRNTYEEKSFSFSAMSTSFIKHENLLSCFDGGQNFSYDSELFQDEEGHKKQKQFVCPVCGNIFISKLGFIKHQRLHKGQTAFSCAECGKCFASASDLVVHRKMHTDQKPYVCSECGKCFASTLSLTRHLKDHETEKPFPCTDCGKCFSSMGNLVVHQRIHTGERPFVCSQCGKCFTQKASYISHQRIHTGEKPYVCFQCGKRFTQKASCIVHQRIHTGEKPYVCFECGKCFSSKVYLVRHRLVHTGEKPFACSHCGKCFTQKASYLAHQRIHTGEKPFVCTHCGKGFSQKATCIVHQRIHTGEKPFECPDCGKCFSSKIYLMRHRMVHTGERPFACFDCGKCFTQKASYNSHQRIHNEEKPFKCEECGRCFTQKASYLAHQRVHTGEKPFLCTLCGKCFTQKASYLTHQRIHTGEKPFMCTLCGKCFTQKASYLAHERIHTGEKPYVCSQCGKCFSQKASCIVHQRIHTGEKPFVCSQCGKRFAQKASCIVHQRIHTGEKPFGCLECGKCFSSKIYLVRHQLIHRGEKPFQCGQCGKCFTQKGSYVAHQRIHTEDKPFKCDACGRGFSQKANYLAHQRIHTGEKPFECIECGKCFSQKASYITHRRVHTGEKPFVCTQCGKCFSQKASYLAHERIHTGEKPFVCNQCGKCFTQKASCVVHQRIHTGERPFECSVCGKCFRLKKSFDEHQRTHTGEKPYRCADCGKCFTNAANRIIHQRIHTGEKPYACSVCGKCFTQKASFVSHQRTHTGEKPFVCSHCGKRFTSASNLIVHRRIHTDQKPFICPECGKCFSSKIYLVRHQIIHTGQKPFECAECGKRFTQKAGYVAHQRIHTGEKPFVCTHCGKCFTQKASCIVHQRIHTGEKPFACCQCGKRFSSKVYLARHQLIHTDIKPYKCPDCGKCFTQKASFNAHYRIHTDEKPFKCSDCGKCFTQKASFMAHQRVHTGEKPFVCNHCGKCFTQKASCVVHQRIHTGEKPFGCSECGKCFSAKVYLARHQVIHTDEKPFKCAECGRCFTQKGAYVAHQKLHVDEKPFVCSECGMCFTQKHSYVAHQKVHLDGKPVACT, via the exons ATGAttgagcagggggaggagccgtaTATGAAGGAACTGTGGTGGTCCGACTCTGAGGAGAAGATGCTTCTGGAGAATTATGACGTTG ATGATGCCTTGAATATGACTCTTTCAGAAATAAGTGATCTAGCTGCGCTTCCGCCTTACTGGATAGCCGAAGATGGGTTTGTCCATCCCGATTATTACACCACCAGAATTACCAGAAGTATGACCTCAAGCACCCCTATTCGAATAAAGTTAGAGAAGCCAAATGGACTTTTTCCCCTTCATGTCACAACACAGGGACTCAACCCTTGGACAGAATATTCAACATCTCATTATAGCCAAAGAAACACCTATGAGGAGAAATCTTTCAGCTTTTCTGCTATGAGCACCAGTTTCATCAAACATGAGAACCTCCTATCCTGTTTTGATGGTGGTCAGAACTTTAGTTATGACTCTGAACTGTTCCAAGATGAAGAGGGCCACAAAAAACAGAAACAGTTTGTATGCCCGGTGTGCGGCAATATCTTCATATCCAAGCTAGGTTTCATCAAACACCAGAGACTCCACAAAGGGCAGACCGCCTTTTCTTGtgcagaatgtgggaaatgttttgcaagtGCCTCGGACCTTGTTGTCCATCGGAAAATGCACACAGACCAGAAGCCCTACGTctgttctgaatgtgggaaatgctttgcctCCACCCTCTCTCTAACCAGACATTTGAAAGACCATGAGACAGAGAAACCCTTTCCCTGCACCGACTGCGGCAAATGTTTTAGTAGTATGGGCAACTTAGTGGTTcaccagagaattcacactggtgaaaGGCCTTTTGTTTGTTCTCAGTGTGgcaaatgttttactcagaaggCTAGTTACATTTCccatcagagaattcacacaggagaaaaaccctatgtctgtttccagTGTGGCAAACGCTTCACCCAAAAAGCCAGTTGCATTGTtcaccagagaattcacacaggcgaGAAACCTTATGTGTGCTTCGAGTGTGGAAAATGCTTCAGCTCCAAGGTCTACCTAGTGAGGCATCGGTTAGTCCACACGGGCGAGAAGCCGTTTGCTTGCTCTCACTGCGGAAAATGCTTCACTCAGAAAGCCAGCTACTTAGCCCACCAGCGCATCCACACTGGCGAGAAACCATTTGTCTGTACACACTGCGGCAAAGGTTTTTCCCAGAAGGCTACGTGCATTGTGCACCAACGAATCCACACAGGGGAAAAGCCCTTTGAATGCCCTGATTGTGGTAAGTGCTTCAGTTCAAAGATCTACCTGATGAGACACCGAATGGTCCACACTGGTGAGAGACCTTTTGCTTGTTTTGATTGTGGTAAATGCTTCACGCAGAAGGCTAGCTACAATTCCCATCAGAGAATTCACAATGAGGAGAAGCCCTTCAAGTGTGAAGAATGCGGAAGATGTTTTACACAGAAGGCCAGCTACTTGGCCCACCAAAGggtccacactggtgagaagcctttccTATGTACTTTGTGTGGAAAGTGCTTTACCCAGAAGGCAAGTTACCTCACGCACCAGAGAATACACACCGGGGAGAAACCCTTCATGTGTACACTCTGTGGTAAGTGTTTTACACAAAAGGCTAGCTACTTAGCTCATGAGAGGATCCACACGGGGGAGAAACCATACGTCTGCtctcagtgtgggaaatgtttttctcaAAAAGCCAGCTGTATAGTTCACCAGAGGATCCATACAGGGGAAAAACCCTTTGTCTGTTCGCAGTGTGGCAAGCGTTTTGCCCAAAAGGCCAGTTGTATTGTCcaccagagaattcacactggggagaagcccttTGGCTGTCTTGAATGTGGCAAATGCTTCAGCTCAAAGATCTACCTCGTGAGGCATCAGTTAATTCACCGTGGAGAGAAGCCATTCCAGTGTGGCCAGTGTGGAAAGTGCTTCACCCAGAAGGGAAGCTACGTGGCACACCAGAGGATACATACCGAGGACAAACCCTTTAAATGTGATGCATGTGGTCGAGGCTTTTCCCAGAAGGCAAATTACTTGGCGCACCAGAGGATCCACACAGGAGAAAAACCCTTTGAATGCATAGAGTGTGGCAAGTGTTTTTCCCAGAAGGCCAGCTACATCACCCACAGGCGAgtccatactggtgagaagccctttgtgtgtacacagtgtggcaAATGCTTCTCTCAGAAGGCCAGCTACCTGGCACATGAGCGCATTCACACAGGGGAGAAGCCATTTGTTTGCAACCAGTGTGGTAAATGTTTCACACAGAAGGCCAGCTGTGTTGTCCACCAGCGGATTCACACTGGTGAACGGCCATTTGAGTGTTCAGTGTGTGGGAAGTGTTTCCGGCTGAAGAAAAGCTTTGATGAGCACCAGCGAACTCATACAGGGGAGAAACCGTATCGTTGCGCCGACTGTGGAAAATGTTTCACCAATGCTGCCAACCGAATAATACATCAACGCATTCATACTGGGGAGAAGCCTTATGCCTGCTCTgtttgtgggaaatgtttcacacaGAAAGCAAGCTTTGTGTCCCACCAGAGGACACACACTGGGGAAAAGCCCTTTGTATGTTCCCATTGTGGTAAACGTTTCACCAGTGCCTCCAACCTCATCGTCCACCGTCGCATCCACACTGACCAGAAGCCGTTTATCTGTCCTGAGTGTGGCAAATGCTTTTCATCCAAGATCTACTTAGTCCGGCACCAGATCATCCACACAGGCCAGAAACCCTTTGAATGTGCCGAGTGTGGAAAGCGCTTTACGCAGAAGGCTGGCTATGTGGCCCACCAGAGAATTCACACGGGTGAAAAACCTTTTGTATGTACGCACTGTGGCAAGTGTTTTACCCAGAAGGCCAGTTGCATTGTTCACCAACGAATTCACACTGGCGAAAAGCCCTTTGCGTGCTGTCAGTGCGGCAAGCGATTCAGCTCCAAGGTCTATCTGGCCCGACATCAGCTGATCCACACCGACATTAAACCCTACAAATGTCCAGACTGCGGGAAATGTTTCACGCAGAAGGCCAGCTTTAATGCACACTACAGGATCCACACAGATGAGAAACCCTTTAAATgttctgactgtgggaaatgcttcaCTCAGAAAGCCTCTTTTATGGCTCATCAACGGGTCCATACAGGCGAGAAACCTTTTGTGTGCAACCACTGTGGAAAATGCTTCACTCAGAAGGCTAGCTGTGTAGTCCATCAAAGAATCCACACAGGGGAGAAACCATTTggctgttcagagtgtggaaaatgCTTCAGCGCCAAAGTCTACCTTGCCCGACATCAAGTGATTCACACAGATGAGAAGCCTTTCAAGTGTGCCGAGTGTGGAAGGTGTTTTACCCAAAAAGGCGCCTACGTAGCGCACCAGAAGCTCCATGTAGATGAAAAACCCTttgtgtgttcagagtgtggaatGTGCTTCACTCAGAAACACAGCTATGTGGCCCACCAGAAAGTTCATCTAGATGGGAAGCCCGTTGCATGTACCTGA
- the LOC137534312 gene encoding zinc finger protein 585A-like isoform X1 yields MDVVPSATEILSSTPHQNPLNGAEQHTFDDIAIYFSKDEWDYLKEEEKTLYREVMIENYQTLLSLGWDSEKPPIVSMIEQGEEPYMKELWWSDSEEKMLLENYDVDDALNMTLSEISDLAALPPYWIAEDGFVHPDYYTTRITRSMTSSTPIRIKLEKPNGLFPLHVTTQGLNPWTEYSTSHYSQRNTYEEKSFSFSAMSTSFIKHENLLSCFDGGQNFSYDSELFQDEEGHKKQKQFVCPVCGNIFISKLGFIKHQRLHKGQTAFSCAECGKCFASASDLVVHRKMHTDQKPYVCSECGKCFASTLSLTRHLKDHETEKPFPCTDCGKCFSSMGNLVVHQRIHTGERPFVCSQCGKCFTQKASYISHQRIHTGEKPYVCFQCGKRFTQKASCIVHQRIHTGEKPYVCFECGKCFSSKVYLVRHRLVHTGEKPFACSHCGKCFTQKASYLAHQRIHTGEKPFVCTHCGKGFSQKATCIVHQRIHTGEKPFECPDCGKCFSSKIYLMRHRMVHTGERPFACFDCGKCFTQKASYNSHQRIHNEEKPFKCEECGRCFTQKASYLAHQRVHTGEKPFLCTLCGKCFTQKASYLTHQRIHTGEKPFMCTLCGKCFTQKASYLAHERIHTGEKPYVCSQCGKCFSQKASCIVHQRIHTGEKPFVCSQCGKRFAQKASCIVHQRIHTGEKPFGCLECGKCFSSKIYLVRHQLIHRGEKPFQCGQCGKCFTQKGSYVAHQRIHTEDKPFKCDACGRGFSQKANYLAHQRIHTGEKPFECIECGKCFSQKASYITHRRVHTGEKPFVCTQCGKCFSQKASYLAHERIHTGEKPFVCNQCGKCFTQKASCVVHQRIHTGERPFECSVCGKCFRLKKSFDEHQRTHTGEKPYRCADCGKCFTNAANRIIHQRIHTGEKPYACSVCGKCFTQKASFVSHQRTHTGEKPFVCSHCGKRFTSASNLIVHRRIHTDQKPFICPECGKCFSSKIYLVRHQIIHTGQKPFECAECGKRFTQKAGYVAHQRIHTGEKPFVCTHCGKCFTQKASCIVHQRIHTGEKPFACCQCGKRFSSKVYLARHQLIHTDIKPYKCPDCGKCFTQKASFNAHYRIHTDEKPFKCSDCGKCFTQKASFMAHQRVHTGEKPFVCNHCGKCFTQKASCVVHQRIHTGEKPFGCSECGKCFSAKVYLARHQVIHTDEKPFKCAECGRCFTQKGAYVAHQKLHVDEKPFVCSECGMCFTQKHSYVAHQKVHLDGKPVACT; encoded by the exons gATGGGATAGTGAGAAGCCTCCAATTGTATCCATGAttgagcagggggaggagccgtaTATGAAGGAACTGTGGTGGTCCGACTCTGAGGAGAAGATGCTTCTGGAGAATTATGACGTTG ATGATGCCTTGAATATGACTCTTTCAGAAATAAGTGATCTAGCTGCGCTTCCGCCTTACTGGATAGCCGAAGATGGGTTTGTCCATCCCGATTATTACACCACCAGAATTACCAGAAGTATGACCTCAAGCACCCCTATTCGAATAAAGTTAGAGAAGCCAAATGGACTTTTTCCCCTTCATGTCACAACACAGGGACTCAACCCTTGGACAGAATATTCAACATCTCATTATAGCCAAAGAAACACCTATGAGGAGAAATCTTTCAGCTTTTCTGCTATGAGCACCAGTTTCATCAAACATGAGAACCTCCTATCCTGTTTTGATGGTGGTCAGAACTTTAGTTATGACTCTGAACTGTTCCAAGATGAAGAGGGCCACAAAAAACAGAAACAGTTTGTATGCCCGGTGTGCGGCAATATCTTCATATCCAAGCTAGGTTTCATCAAACACCAGAGACTCCACAAAGGGCAGACCGCCTTTTCTTGtgcagaatgtgggaaatgttttgcaagtGCCTCGGACCTTGTTGTCCATCGGAAAATGCACACAGACCAGAAGCCCTACGTctgttctgaatgtgggaaatgctttgcctCCACCCTCTCTCTAACCAGACATTTGAAAGACCATGAGACAGAGAAACCCTTTCCCTGCACCGACTGCGGCAAATGTTTTAGTAGTATGGGCAACTTAGTGGTTcaccagagaattcacactggtgaaaGGCCTTTTGTTTGTTCTCAGTGTGgcaaatgttttactcagaaggCTAGTTACATTTCccatcagagaattcacacaggagaaaaaccctatgtctgtttccagTGTGGCAAACGCTTCACCCAAAAAGCCAGTTGCATTGTtcaccagagaattcacacaggcgaGAAACCTTATGTGTGCTTCGAGTGTGGAAAATGCTTCAGCTCCAAGGTCTACCTAGTGAGGCATCGGTTAGTCCACACGGGCGAGAAGCCGTTTGCTTGCTCTCACTGCGGAAAATGCTTCACTCAGAAAGCCAGCTACTTAGCCCACCAGCGCATCCACACTGGCGAGAAACCATTTGTCTGTACACACTGCGGCAAAGGTTTTTCCCAGAAGGCTACGTGCATTGTGCACCAACGAATCCACACAGGGGAAAAGCCCTTTGAATGCCCTGATTGTGGTAAGTGCTTCAGTTCAAAGATCTACCTGATGAGACACCGAATGGTCCACACTGGTGAGAGACCTTTTGCTTGTTTTGATTGTGGTAAATGCTTCACGCAGAAGGCTAGCTACAATTCCCATCAGAGAATTCACAATGAGGAGAAGCCCTTCAAGTGTGAAGAATGCGGAAGATGTTTTACACAGAAGGCCAGCTACTTGGCCCACCAAAGggtccacactggtgagaagcctttccTATGTACTTTGTGTGGAAAGTGCTTTACCCAGAAGGCAAGTTACCTCACGCACCAGAGAATACACACCGGGGAGAAACCCTTCATGTGTACACTCTGTGGTAAGTGTTTTACACAAAAGGCTAGCTACTTAGCTCATGAGAGGATCCACACGGGGGAGAAACCATACGTCTGCtctcagtgtgggaaatgtttttctcaAAAAGCCAGCTGTATAGTTCACCAGAGGATCCATACAGGGGAAAAACCCTTTGTCTGTTCGCAGTGTGGCAAGCGTTTTGCCCAAAAGGCCAGTTGTATTGTCcaccagagaattcacactggggagaagcccttTGGCTGTCTTGAATGTGGCAAATGCTTCAGCTCAAAGATCTACCTCGTGAGGCATCAGTTAATTCACCGTGGAGAGAAGCCATTCCAGTGTGGCCAGTGTGGAAAGTGCTTCACCCAGAAGGGAAGCTACGTGGCACACCAGAGGATACATACCGAGGACAAACCCTTTAAATGTGATGCATGTGGTCGAGGCTTTTCCCAGAAGGCAAATTACTTGGCGCACCAGAGGATCCACACAGGAGAAAAACCCTTTGAATGCATAGAGTGTGGCAAGTGTTTTTCCCAGAAGGCCAGCTACATCACCCACAGGCGAgtccatactggtgagaagccctttgtgtgtacacagtgtggcaAATGCTTCTCTCAGAAGGCCAGCTACCTGGCACATGAGCGCATTCACACAGGGGAGAAGCCATTTGTTTGCAACCAGTGTGGTAAATGTTTCACACAGAAGGCCAGCTGTGTTGTCCACCAGCGGATTCACACTGGTGAACGGCCATTTGAGTGTTCAGTGTGTGGGAAGTGTTTCCGGCTGAAGAAAAGCTTTGATGAGCACCAGCGAACTCATACAGGGGAGAAACCGTATCGTTGCGCCGACTGTGGAAAATGTTTCACCAATGCTGCCAACCGAATAATACATCAACGCATTCATACTGGGGAGAAGCCTTATGCCTGCTCTgtttgtgggaaatgtttcacacaGAAAGCAAGCTTTGTGTCCCACCAGAGGACACACACTGGGGAAAAGCCCTTTGTATGTTCCCATTGTGGTAAACGTTTCACCAGTGCCTCCAACCTCATCGTCCACCGTCGCATCCACACTGACCAGAAGCCGTTTATCTGTCCTGAGTGTGGCAAATGCTTTTCATCCAAGATCTACTTAGTCCGGCACCAGATCATCCACACAGGCCAGAAACCCTTTGAATGTGCCGAGTGTGGAAAGCGCTTTACGCAGAAGGCTGGCTATGTGGCCCACCAGAGAATTCACACGGGTGAAAAACCTTTTGTATGTACGCACTGTGGCAAGTGTTTTACCCAGAAGGCCAGTTGCATTGTTCACCAACGAATTCACACTGGCGAAAAGCCCTTTGCGTGCTGTCAGTGCGGCAAGCGATTCAGCTCCAAGGTCTATCTGGCCCGACATCAGCTGATCCACACCGACATTAAACCCTACAAATGTCCAGACTGCGGGAAATGTTTCACGCAGAAGGCCAGCTTTAATGCACACTACAGGATCCACACAGATGAGAAACCCTTTAAATgttctgactgtgggaaatgcttcaCTCAGAAAGCCTCTTTTATGGCTCATCAACGGGTCCATACAGGCGAGAAACCTTTTGTGTGCAACCACTGTGGAAAATGCTTCACTCAGAAGGCTAGCTGTGTAGTCCATCAAAGAATCCACACAGGGGAGAAACCATTTggctgttcagagtgtggaaaatgCTTCAGCGCCAAAGTCTACCTTGCCCGACATCAAGTGATTCACACAGATGAGAAGCCTTTCAAGTGTGCCGAGTGTGGAAGGTGTTTTACCCAAAAAGGCGCCTACGTAGCGCACCAGAAGCTCCATGTAGATGAAAAACCCTttgtgtgttcagagtgtggaatGTGCTTCACTCAGAAACACAGCTATGTGGCCCACCAGAAAGTTCATCTAGATGGGAAGCCCGTTGCATGTACCTGA